The stretch of DNA CCCCGGCCCACTCCAGTCCGCTGGTGGTGGCCCAGGCCGCCCCCGCCGAGGTGCAGCGGGTGCTGAGCGAGCTGGAGACGGCGGCCAGCGATCGCAACCTCGACGCCGTCATGGCCTTCTACAGCGAGTCGTTCTCCAGCGATACAGGCTTCGACTACGCCCAGCTGCGCCAAACCCTGGAAACCCTCTGGCAGCGATACCCCGACATCACCTACGACATCGAGCTGCTGAGCTGGCAGGCCAGTGGTCCCGGCCGCTACCTGATCGAAACCCGCACCACCGTTACCGGCCAGCAGACCCGCCCCGAACGCACCCTTACCCTTACCGCCGACATCACCTCGCGCCAGCGGCTGGAGGACGGGCAGATTGTCTCCCAGGAAATTTTGACGGAGACCAGTCGGCTGGTGTCGGGCACCAACCCGCCCACGGTGCGGGTGCAGCTGCCCCAAACTATGACCCCAGGTCAGACCTACAGCTTTGACACGATTGTTGTGGAGCCGCTGGAGGGGCGATCGCTGATGGGGGTCGCCGTGGAGGAGGGCGTCACCGCCACCGACTTTTTCGAGCCCCGCCCGGTGGTGTTTGACCTGCTCAGCTCCGGGGGGCTATACAAAGTGGGCACCGCCCCCGCCGAACCCGACCGCCGCTGGGTTTCTACGGTGATTATTCGCGAAGACGGCATGGTGGTTGAAACCCGCCGGGTTCGCGTTGAGTAACCATGGTCACCCACAACTTGGTCAACCACAACTGGCTGGTCGAGGCAGACGGTAGCCATCGCCCCTTTGGCAATCCTGAAACCCTGGAGCCGGGGCGGTACTACCGCCTGTATCGGTTTTTGACAGAGCTAGAAGATATTCTGGAAATCTTCCACGACGATGTCAGCCGCCTGGAGGCGATCGCGCCCCTGGTGCGGAAGCTGCTGGTCAGCTCCTACTGGCTCCAGCTGGAGTACAGCGTTCCCGATCCAAGCGTGGGCTGGAGCGTCAACTATCTCTTTCGCGAGCACGAATTTCCCCTCACGGTGCAAATGGTGTCGTGGCTGCCGGGGCAAACCTCCAGCATTCACAACCACGGCAGCTGGGGCATTGTGGCGCTGGTGGCCGGGCAGGAGCGCAACCGGCTCTGGCGTCGAGCCCCCCAGCCTGACCAGCCCGATCGCATCGAGCTGGTGGACGAAGTCATTCTCAACCCCGGCGACGT from Leptolyngbya sp. KIOST-1 encodes:
- a CDS encoding nuclear transport factor 2 family protein, producing the protein MANLLAGRRRLGLMAMVALGLGAGAIAPPAHSSPLVVAQAAPAEVQRVLSELETAASDRNLDAVMAFYSESFSSDTGFDYAQLRQTLETLWQRYPDITYDIELLSWQASGPGRYLIETRTTVTGQQTRPERTLTLTADITSRQRLEDGQIVSQEILTETSRLVSGTNPPTVRVQLPQTMTPGQTYSFDTIVVEPLEGRSLMGVAVEEGVTATDFFEPRPVVFDLLSSGGLYKVGTAPAEPDRRWVSTVIIREDGMVVETRRVRVE
- a CDS encoding cupin, coding for MVTHNLVNHNWLVEADGSHRPFGNPETLEPGRYYRLYRFLTELEDILEIFHDDVSRLEAIAPLVRKLLVSSYWLQLEYSVPDPSVGWSVNYLFREHEFPLTVQMVSWLPGQTSSIHNHGSWGIVALVAGQERNRLWRRAPQPDQPDRIELVDEVILNPGDVVALTADAIHSIEALGQEPTVSFNLYGVTRFDQRYEFDPATHTAKPF